The following are from one region of the Scylla paramamosain isolate STU-SP2022 chromosome 23, ASM3559412v1, whole genome shotgun sequence genome:
- the LOC135112467 gene encoding uncharacterized protein LOC135112467 yields MSSQSNTTLRQVGEEELDILKERLACHLPHSLIVYGSVSLASHYGIHYLHPTSILVPADPRPSCLTITALISKGVQFIGVFWSPAEHTATDVARFLFHIPDLDCSQPVLLMGCASILQLSSLGIVGGQRLPVQVKFQGHICSLETPAIQDIKLPPQYYMSSLKEEDASVVCSHLKVNYFDTEDGIRHDIAHFPSVSIHKRSPTDSVESLQKEAGENLVSWIRTTKNGWMGNTFTQLQHRRKGLASKATLALAHQLLQKGLLAYVVIENNNTASMKFHDALGFKWQCDFCTLELLPVDKNI; encoded by the exons ATGTCCTCGCAGAGCAATACGACCCTTCGCcaggtgggagaggaagagctgGACATTCTGAAAGAGAGACTGGCCTGCcacctgcctcactccctcatt GTGTATGGCAGCGTGAGTTTGGCGTCGCACTACGGCATTCACTACCTTCATCCTACCTCCATCCTGGTGCCTGCCGACCCCCGTCCTTCCTGCCTCACCATCACTGCCTTGATCTCCAAG GGCGTACAGTTCATTGGGGTGTTCTGGAGTCCTGCAGAGCACACTGCCACAGATGTAGCCCgcttcctctttcacatccctGATTTGGACTGCAGTCAGCCAGTGCTTTTGATGGGCTGCGCCAGCATCCTGCAGCTATCA TCATTGGGCATCGTTGGTGGGCAGCGATTGCCCGTTCAGGTAAAGTTCCAAGGACATATATGCAGCCTCGAGACACCAGCAATACAGGACATTAA GCTGCCTCCACAATATTACATGagcagcctgaaggaagaagatgcaTCAGTGGTCTGTTCACACTTGAAGGTCAACTACTTTGACACAGAGGATGGTATAAGACATGACATTGCCCACTTCCCATCCGTTAGTATTCATAAACGCAGCCCTACAGACAGTGTTGAGTCACTGCAGAAGGAGGCAGGAGAGAATTTAGTGTCGTGGATTCGCACAACCAAAAACGGTTGGATGGGCAACACTTTCACGCAACTGCAGCATCGTCGAAAGGGCCTGGCAAGCAAAGCCACCCTGGCCTTGGCACACCAGCTGCTGCAGAAAGGTCTCCTGGCTTATGTTGTAATTGAAAACAATAACACTGCTTCCATGAAATTCCACGATGCCCTGGGCTTCAAGTGGCAGTGTGACTTTTGCACACTTGAGCTACTTCCTGTTGACAAGAACATCTAG